A window of Esox lucius isolate fEsoLuc1 chromosome 18, fEsoLuc1.pri, whole genome shotgun sequence contains these coding sequences:
- the tmem19 gene encoding transmembrane protein 19 yields the protein MIFEDEIQMKEYVKMMTDMIVLCGTLAISLSFWIISITASTFYGTLRPVSPWRWFFSILVPLTLTTRAVKRKSLDRTGALGALLVGFILTMANMSFFSALLAFFITSSKLTRWKGEIKRKFDSEYKEGGQRNWIQVFCNGGVPTELALLYMIEVGPGEMPVDFGKQYSASWMCLSLLGALACSTGDTWASELGPVLSRTQPRLITSWREVPTGTNGGVTPVGLLASFLGGLVVGMAYYLSQILFVNDLHLAEPQWPIIIYGAMAGLLGSMLDSVLGAHWQYSGYDTSNGKVVNYESVTTKRICGKPILDNNGVNLFSTIIVALVFPGFAWGFWPH from the exons ATGATTTTTGAGGATGAGATACAAATGAAAGAGTACGTCAAGATGATGACTGATATGATCGTGTTGTGTGGCACCCTGgccatctctctttccttctggATCATTTCCATCACAGCCAGCACATTCTATG GCACTCTACGGCCGGTGTCACCGTGGCGATGGTTTTTCTCCATCCTGGTTCCTCTAACTCTCACCACACGGGCTGTGAAGAGGAAGAGTCTGGACCGCACGGGAGCACTGGGAG CCCTGCTGGTAGGATTTATCCTCACCATGGCCAATATGAGTTTCTTCTCTGCCTTGCTGGCCTTCTTCATCACTTCCTCCAAGCTGACCCGCTGGAAAGGAGAAATCAAGAGGAAGTTTGACTCTGAATATAAAGAAG GTGGTCAGAGGAACTGGATACAGGTGTTCTGTAATGGCGGTGTTCCCACTGAGCTGGCTCTGCTCTACATGATTGAG GTGGGTCCTGGGGAGATGCCGGTGGACTTTGGGAAGCAGTACTCGGCCTCCTGGATGTGCCTCTCTTTGCTGGGGGCCCTGGCCTGCTCTACGGGAGACACCTGGGCCTCTGAGTTGGGGCCCGTTCTCAGCCGGACCCAGCCTCGCCTCATCACCTCATGGAGAGAGGTTCCTACAG GGACCAATGGGGGAGTGACCCCAGTGGGTCTACTGGCGAGCTTCCTGGGTGGCCTGGTGGTGGGAATGGCTTACTACCTCTCACAGATTCTATTTGTTAATGACCTGCACCTGGCCGAACCTCAGTGGCCAATCATAATATACGGAGCCATGGCTGGTCTTTTGGGGTCCATGCTGGATTCTGTCCTGGGAGCCCACTGGCAGTATTCAG GTTATGATACAAGCAATGGAAAGGTTGTGAACTATGAGTCCGTCACAACTAAGAGGATATGTGGGAAACCCATTCTGGACAACAATGGCGTCAACCTGTTCTCCACGATTATCGTGGCGTTGGTTTTTCCTGGTTTTGCATGGGGTTTCTGGCCTCATTAG